The sequence tttccaaacagcggaaacaatacaaggcaccagtttgcgctatgtagggagacgctccgtcaaagttaaagccaaacgaatattattactttgtataaacctatgccatagcattattaggctattcaagatctggccataccattattaggctaaacaatgttatgcgaaataactttttactaaacgagatttatgccatacgattttcggcgtaacgagactttgaccaaacgttactatgcaatacgagataaggcaaataaatcttatgccatgCGTAGAACCATTAGTACCTCACGTCGTCGTgatatttgaataaatttaagACCTCACGTCATCACCATAGTATATATGACTACACCCACGTCCCCTTTGTTATATGTATATGAcgatatataaaaatatagaaactttgtttattttctttcaggaTTCCTGAGTCATAAAGACACCTAAAAGCGaagataaattatgtttttttttatttatttgttggtaGTATGTACCAAACCTATTAAACTTTATCAAACTGTTACAGCtgcaatttatttttataactttgaaatgcgtaaaaatttaagtaaatattgtgaataaaaatgttgtataatgcttgtataatgtaaaaatatacctatcactgataaaatggGCGgctttattgcttaaagcaatctctactcTCTCTGAATAGGAGTAATATTCGGccaatcctaatcctaatcctaactaatattataaatgcgaaagtaactgtgtctgtctgtctgtctgttactctttcacgccaaaactactgaacggatttgaatgaaatttggtatacatacggtctagaccctgggaaagaacatatgctactatttatcccggaattaccacgggaaaactttttaaggcgaagcgaagcgcgcgggaacagctagtataccATATTACCAATCCTCTTTACTTCATGTTATCGTATTTTGAACTGTAAATTTAAGTGTGGTACTTTCTAAAGTCGATACCATTCATTTGATCGATTGACTTATATTCTGGATGTCCTTTATTTATAACGACTGAGAACACATTGGGTTGACTTTGATTGATATTGCTCGGGCGTCATTTACCAAACTGAAAAAAGATACCTGAAACAGGAACTTCCATATTCACCTCCGATTTGAAATACTTGAATGCTACATctcactacaccattcagtcGTCAAACTGTACAagactaataaaaaaatgcatcaAATACAAAGAGTTCTGTGATAAGGAAATAATTATcagtatatatatacctataattaaaaCGAAGCTTTACTTTACAATTTCCATACGTGAAACGTTCCTAGAGAGCTACACACCTGAACTCATGAAAACTGAAAATgtacaaatatttaatagttataGTGACTTTATACAACATGACGTGTATGTGTGCAAAAAATGACATCTCCCGAAAAAGTTTCTCGGAAGCAATGGGTTAGTAATTGCATACTTATTTCTATCTGTGCAGCGATTAaaagattcgaaacctccgtttacgttgcgtatcgtcaactgtcactgtcaaaatgtatggcaaatttgttagttgcaaaagtgacatttgttttttccatgttaggtggaatttcaccaaacgctaaacgtatttagtagcctgtcatacgtctgtcagttagtacaaaataatttgatttaaatactgttttataaacgtttagcgtttggtaaaagtgaagTGAGTGAAGttagtgtagtttcgaaaatagtatcgaatcctgtgatcacACCTCtgttttttatcaatgtgCCCAAGAAGTATCTACGTCGTATGATTATAtttctataatataatataatgtatagtTAATAAATCAATCATAATTCTTATGTACCATCAGGTCCAGCGATGGAGGCACTCAAACCTTTTATGGATTACTTACGCATCCCTTTGGTAATATAAATCACTACATAATTAGATAGttcgttgttgtttattagAAGGACCgaggaaataataataacagcgCTCCTTGGGATAGATGcctataatatgtaggtaatatttaatatgtggggtcatctaagggtcaattcagacgtaccacaaccacaccacagccacaaccacaccacaaccacgccgtgtggtcgggcgtatattttgtattgaaaatgaataatccaattcacaagTGCCGCATTTTgtcgttgttatcgaccacctgtgtaatacgaccacatcgcaaccacatcgcaaccacatcgcaaacacatcgcaaccacatcgcgtcGGCAACGCcaccacgcggcggcggcaccgcggcccCCTTTCTCCCTATTAACTGCATACGaccacgtggttaccacatcgcaacgacggcgacaacacaaccacatcgacattttgtcgctgccacaacgcaactgcaaaaagccgctgtcacactattcacacgtaaccacagcttgaccacattatgtcgctgcgacgtggtgtggttgtggtacgtgagAATTGACGCTAACACAccgccatccgaccccaacataggcagagcctgtaatatgaaaacacgtgttaattaaattatttagtgcgatgaccaagtcaatatatttatatataaaacattaaatatttttaagattgagatgcgtgcgtggataagacttggtattacatggatatcacaactttttaccgtagaacaactgagttacgagacttggtttttttgacaagaattgtttttgatgggatctcatttctttttgtattttgtagacagttctttttagggttccgtagccaaaatggcaaaaacggaacccttatagtttcgtcatgtccgtctgtccgtctgtccgtctgtccgtctgtcacagccgatttactcggaaactataagtactacagtgatgaaatttgatgggaatatgtgttgtatgaaccgctacaaaaatatgacactaaatagtaaaaaaaagaattgggggtggggcccatacatgtaactgagggatgaaattttttttttcgatgtacatacccgtgtggggtatcaatggaaaggtcttttaaaatgatataaagttttctaaaaaacatttttcttaaagtgaacggtttttgagatatcagctctcaaagtcgtaaaaagtatgtccccccccctctatttttataactacggggtataaaattctaaaaaaaatagaggtgatgcatgctaattaactctttcaacgatttttggtttgatcaaagtatctcttatagtttttgagataggttgatttaactgtaattttggttaagttattgtgcttactacggaaccctttgtgcgcgagcccgactcgcacttggccggttttttttcttcttttcggtaccttctaggtatgtaggtgcgttaacttagtttggtaggtacagtaaggtgcagagaaagtaagtaaaagtaaagtaaaatcatttatttattctagaATTTGGGTACATGAAAAGGTGTTATATACATAGTTGGATCCATCAAATTCAGCCCTATGGGCgtacaaatatttacaataattatcttaatctattaaaaaaactattacagtaggtaattatcacaagaataatatatatacaaaaaaatcaaatcattaattattcattaaaaaattcaTTAATTGAGTAAAAACAATTggacattaaatatttttctaatttacttttgaatatttctatttttaaagttttaagttCATCAGGCAACTTATTATACACTCGTATGCACATACAGTAAacacctgacccccctcagatacattgttactatgagaggggggtcaggtttttctgcacCTGACCATGCCATGaccatctttatttttggctaCGTAATGTAATGAATCAAAtttccctaattaaatttcaaccttagtttccaatacacaaagttcattgtacattaagaaaatttgactataagtggtgtagcactggtagcctgatgtgctttgtccgtaggtaggtaatccatcctttgcggatttaatttgcatgacgggaattttttgctcgatttggcaccaaaattgaaaaattttaCTCGAGTTGGTGAAAATTTTACACTACCGtgcccccaaatattttagtttttccttgattcatacaccaaacactacttatattccaaatttgaagcttgatcggtgagtgagtgagtgagtgagtgagtgagtgagtgagtgagtcagtgacaaaattaagaaactttgacccgttataattcttaaactcctgtttcaaatttaatgaaatttggaatataccgtgtctttacaatgcctgcatggttagtgaaaattcagtATTCTAGTTTAATCCACAACCAagaattgcttcgagaaaaggatggtaccgccgtgccgcttttttgttcgacttggtgggggcactgccgtgccccctgATTTTGAGGAGAGTAttgctcgtccatacaaaaagagaaaacgttttacttcTTCTTAATACTATGTAATATCCatgattttttgtatgttattgacacaaggaataactaaggttatagttttttatatatttgtaaattttgtaaacTTATAGACACCTCAAATAACGTAAATTTTGTGATCAAATCTTTGTTAAATCAAGCGTATCAGTAAAACATACCCTATGTTGTTGTTTCAGCTGCAACAGTTGAAAAGTTTGGACAATAAAGAAGTAGAAGTAATTGAAAATATGTGGAGCAAATGTAACAAAATGTTTCCGGTTGGCAAGAGTGACATGATGCATTTAATTCAATTAAGACCAGTGAAAAAGGATAATGTAAAATGCTTTTATGCTTGTGCGTTTATGGAATATGAAATAGTAAGCATGAGAAacaaatttatgtaaatcatacattattatgtctattctattctattctattctctgtgggggtgtaagtacctgcccctggctctctcgagtggaacctttgtgcatatccccaaggtctaaactgccttcctaagtttggaccatttcccaccacgctggtcggCTGCGGGTtggggttcacatatctagatgtgctaaatctaggggttccgctcatctcgcatattctttattgaccaaaactcatttcgcataactcgtatggtataaacttttttggccgaaccatcactttgccaagacttatgtggcataaggctcgtttcgtctaaaactctttaggcacaatctttaaacacctaagtttcgtttgctcaaatttatgttcgtctatacctatgtataatcttgtttctccttataaataatatgttaagtatgtagtaaatgtacaaattgtggtatttttctcctacatcccgaaaatcacgatattgtatgatcaaaaactcgaaagttaacgaccaatataattattacaaaccccatgagatcgaaacctaaaaataggtgcgacgacgagcaaagcgaggaggagcgtgtttggtgcacatgttcatcaaaaccaaagcggagcgcagcgaagcggagcggagcgttttccaaacagcggaaaaaatacaaggcaccagtttgcgctatgtagggagacgctccgtcaaagttaaagccaaacgaatattattactttgtataaacctatgccatagcattattaggctattcaagatttggccataccattattaggctaaacaatgttatgcgaaataactttttactaaacgagatttatgccatacgattttcggcgtaacgagactttgaccaaacgttactatgcaatacgagattaggcaaataaatcttatgccaaaaaaggtagaaccaagaactcattggtacatgtcaacgctgggattcgaacccgcatctcttgcatgagaagcgggcgcttacccgactgagctaccaccgctcattattattatgtcatattcggatgtattttttttgtttccgttgtatacctacctgttaagataaccaaaatattttatttagatgGATGAAAAAGGTGTATTCCAGATAGAAGATATCAAAGATATTGTGAAACAAGGCATTTCTAAACGACCAGAATTGATGGACGGTGTGCTTTCTTCAATAGATTCCTGTAAATATGGTAAGAAATAAAGATCACAACTCATACCACTCcaaggtataataataaactatcttataaataatatccaGTGATGACCTACGGTGCCGAGACGTGGTCTCTAACTGTGCCTCTTGAATAGGCTCGGAGTcactcagcgagctatggaaatggaaagggctatgctcGGCGTGTCTCTACGTGATCGAATCAGAAATGAAGAGATCCGTAGACGAACCAAAGTAGCCGACATAGCTAACCGAGTCAgtaagctgaaatggcagtgggtCAGACACATTGCTCGAAGGACTGAAGGTCGAAGGAAGGTGGAGCAGACGAGTCcttgagtggagaccacgtaccggCAAGCGCAGCGTTGGGCGGCCCCCCGCGAGATGCATGGACGGACGATATAGtcaagtccgcggggaagcactggatgcgggccgcctccgatcgggcaaggtggaaatcattaGGGAAGGCATTGATCTTATAAATATCAGTGGCCACTCACTGTCACAAAGAAATAACTATTCAAACTACAATGGCTATTAGATCTCTGTTCACAATTATTATCttggtagtttttttttaatattattaaatctaTTTCAGTAAACGGCGTAAACCTCGACGGTAATAAACATGCTATCTGCGAGAGAGCGGCGATGGGCTTCAACTGCACTTCAGCAATTTggaaaaaacttaaaaaaaagaaaagtcctaattgaaattaaatcagtttattatttcagtataataataatcactTACTTATCATAATCATGTTTGTTTGTAAACTAAAGTGTTTTCACCCGACTAcgacaaataaaaaatgaggTTTATGTGTTTGATTGGTAACACAGTCATGTATTGTATGTTAAGATGTGCCCTTATAATTCAAAAAACCATTACCTACTATTtgataaataagaaataaaatagtattacGTATAAACCATGAAATACCTAAGCATTGAAATTCGATTCCTTATCTTTAATATTCAAGAGGAAAATACTGTgttttgtaataatgtataaatgcattttattaacttttttatcgTTTCAAGTGGTGTGCAACGGAACATATTTAGCACCGGCTTTAAAAACTTTCCGTGgttttgttggtaatattaACTTGTTTGAACTCAAAAGCATTAAGGTTCTCAAGAAGGTTAATGTCCTAACTAGACTAActttacctatttaaattttattctcATTCATTTATTTGAATATGTTTACAGAATCATTTTTGGGTATATTCAAACCATTTACGGACTTTATTTCATCACCACAAGTAAGTTAgtaatgtacataatatttatgtattattataggatatataggtatatatttattattaactatgtaggttttatgtattattattgtaggtatttacatatcgtttatactttatattaatgtagtttataaatatctcttgTTTTCACACGATACCcatttatctttctttctatttcctatcaatttggttgtctgcaagagattacttttagtaataaggccgccgattgtgctatttattttcttttcatgtttgtaatactgtttctgtttgtgtgcaataaagagtattttatcttttatctttattatgtatctttataatatcaaaatggACATGTGTATGTGTGCTTTGAATCCAGTAACTcctaaaaacatttaattaatttctttACCGGTTACAACATCGTATTAATGGTTAAAGGTAAAGCATTCACCTTTCGACAAAGTTGTTTCGTTGATTACCAACGGACGCATCGTATAATAGAAAATCGCACAAGTGCGCCCacttataatttttgcaataaagtaggtactaaataaataaatattgtcaattgcAGGTATTACTCTTTCTCAGTTCTCCCTCCGATGGAGCTAAATTCTTTAGAGTTTTCGGCAGCTGTTTTCGGCAAAACATACTGCTACCAACGGAGATGTACAAATTGGTTAATTTCAAGCCTGTTTCTCACCCATCGTCCAAGTGTTTCTGTGCCTGCGTGTTCAGGGAATATGGATGGGTAATCAAATTATGTTCTGATATTTTAGAAAAACTGCTGATTTCACATCAGAGTACTCCAAGTTAAAGTACGATATGAAACGTCACTAAGCAGGACTTTAGTTTCTACTCATTATGAACTCAAAtcatagttattattctgttttcAAATTAGACTACAATATACCGCTAGTGTTTGCCAGAGATCAACCTCTTATCGTGTCGGTAAATCATACTAGAGCTGGTCTCGTATTCAAATAGATTTTAATAGAACGCAGATAATGATTTATGGTTCCTATGTGTGTTTAAGCTTATGGGGAATGACCAGTATAATTTTTTGGCCCTAAATGAAATGGTCATCAACAAGCTGTCCAACCAACCACTCGTCATGGACCAAATAATTAATGTCATAGAGAGTTGCAAATACGGTAAGTACCGATGATAAACTAATAGAATGATATGTTATGAAACTAATTAATGTCTTTATAATTCTGTTGcaacaacttttttttcaatacgaaCTTCAAAAACCTTTGttaatcttaaaaaaataaaataaaactaccgCAACTTATAACTGTTATATCACACATCGGTTTATCCTTCCTATTTCTATCCAAAATCGGGATTTATAAGCAAATAATTCATACCTCGTCACACTAGAAGGCACACAGTAAACAACTATATGACCTATTTTTAAACAGCTTCAATTTCAAGTCATAGAACAAATCTTGTTCTGAATTTGTTGTTCGAAGTGATGTAACAATTTTTGAACAGCAATGACTTTTCTAAAAACACGCTGCATATTTCAGTGGACCGCATGCAACTGGCACCGTCACCTAAAGTTGTATGTGAGAGAGCAGCCCTCGGGTACAACTGCGCATCTGAAAAATGGAACAATCGAAACAACTCTACTTTGACTGTAATAGCAATAACAActaaaaaagaagaaaaaggtattattattgataCTACGGCACCTACGGGTAACGCTGAAATTTTTGCTGCTAAC is a genomic window of Plutella xylostella chromosome 18, ilPluXylo3.1, whole genome shotgun sequence containing:
- the LOC105388000 gene encoding uncharacterized protein LOC105388000 isoform X2, giving the protein MTSPEKVSRKQWLQQLKSLDNKEVEVIENMWSKCNKMFPVGKSDMMHLIQLRPVKKDNVKCFYACAFMEYEIMDEKGVFQIEDIKDIVKQGISKRPELMDGVLSSIDSCKYVNGVNLDGNKHAICERAAMGFNCTSAIWKKLKKKKSPN
- the LOC105388000 gene encoding uncharacterized protein LOC105388000 isoform X1 → MYKYLIVIVTLYNMTCMCAKNDISRKSFSEAMGPAMEALKPFMDYLRIPLLQQLKSLDNKEVEVIENMWSKCNKMFPVGKSDMMHLIQLRPVKKDNVKCFYACAFMEYEIMDEKGVFQIEDIKDIVKQGISKRPELMDGVLSSIDSCKYVNGVNLDGNKHAICERAAMGFNCTSAIWKKLKKKKSPN